The DNA segment ATCGGAGACTGAACATAAGTTCGGTCAAACAAAACCCCGCGTTCCGCAAGCCTGTCGATATGGGGCGTGTGGAGATGCGGATGACCCGTGCAGGAAAGATAATCCCACCGAAGTTGGTCGCACATAATGAAAAGGACGTTTTTGGGCATGCTTCAACACCAGCTGGATTTTGGGTCGGGGCGGTGCCGCCCCGACCGATCTTTGATTAACCGCGGGCAACATCCGGGATGGTGACACCCATCTCTTCAAGCGCGCGCAGTGCACCCGGATGCAGGGGCATATTGATGTCGGCCACAGCACCTTCTGGTGTGACAGCTGCCAGCCAAGGTGCGCTATCTCGCATCTCGGCAACACCGGCAAAGAATGATTTGGTCATCTCATAGATCATCTCATCGTCTGCGCTGTCATTGGTGACAATACCGACGGTGACACGCAGGGTGGTTGTGTCGCTCTCGTTCTTCTGGTTGTCACCGTAAACGCCCGCAGGAAGCGTGCCTGCACCAAAGCCCGGACGATTGACCAGAGCCTTGACGCCATCGGTTTCCAGTTTGTCCGCAGGGATACCAAGGAAACGGATCGGGTTGGTCACCGCGATCTGTGTCAGCACGGGGCTGGGCGCGTTTGTTGGGTTGCAGTAGATATCCAGATTGCCATCTTGGAACGAGGCCGCCGCAGCATCCCACCCCAGCTTGACCGCTTCGTAGTCAGTGCCTTCTTCCAGACCAGCCACGGCCTTGAACAGGCGCTTCATCGTTGCATAAGCTGCACCGCCCGGAGGGCCGAGGAATACGCGTTTGCCGCGTGCGTCTTCAATCGACTTGAGGCCCGAGGATTCATAAACCGCGATGTGGTAAACGCCCATGGGGAAATTCAGCACGGTCCGTAGTTTCTTGGACAGCTCCGGCGCTTGGTCCAGTTTTGCAAACATGGCTTTCTGGTTAGACATTAATGCATGCAAGGCCGGTGAGGTCATGCAGAACTGAGTTTTGCCCATGGCAACTTCAAGCACATGGCGCGTGGCCGCGCCGGTGGCGTTCAACTGGATTTCATAGTCCGGCAGGTCTTTGTTTACGATGTTGGCAAAGGTCGTCATCACCAGGTTCGGGCTGGTGCCCGGCCCCAGTGTGGACATGCGCAAAAGCTCTTTGGCTTGGGCGGCACGTGGCAGAATGCTCAGCGTCGCGAGCGCGGCGGTGCCACCCAACAAGCTGCGGCGATTAAGGTGTGTTGTCTTCATGATGTCTCTCTCCCTAGTGTGATTATGAAGTTTGGTCTTTGATGTTCAGGTCCAACCGGTCGAAATACATCAGCGCGATTCCCGCGGCTGCGGCGATCCATGAAAAGATTGGTCCAAAGAAGATAAGTGCGACGGCCAGTCCAAGCCCGACGGGCACCATGTAGCCCTTGCCGCGTCGCGGATAACAGGCACGCGAGATCAGGATGGTGGCAAGAAGAACGAACAGGATGGCTTGTAGCGACTCTGTCCAGTGGAACCCGGTTCCGAGTAGAAGCGCGGGCTGATAGACAAAAGCAAACGGGATCACGAACCCCGGAAGCGCAAGTCTGGACGCTTCGAGCGCGGTCGGCATCGGGCTTGATCCTGCAATCGGGGCCGCTGCAAAGGCGGCAAGCGCAACCGGTGGGGTGATGGCCGACAGCACACCAAAATACAGCACAAACATATGGGTGTGAACGATTGGAACCCCAAGTTTCTGAAGCGACGGACCCATGACCAACACGATGATCAGATAGGCCGGAACCGTTGGCATCCCCATCCCCAGCAAAAGGCAGGCAATCGCCATCAGGATCAGCGACAGGATCATCTGGTCTTCGGCAAGACCCGACAGAAGCGATGCAAAGCGCAGCCCCACGCCGGTCAGATTCAACACGCCGATGACGATACCCACAGCGCCCACGATCACCACCAGTTGCGCCGAAATCAGGCCCGCCGAACGGATAAATTTCAACCATGCCTTCCCATTGGTCAATAGATCGGGGCGCACTGCAAAGCCCAGAACTGCGGCCAAAGCAACCCCGACAAAGCCTGCATAAGCAGGAGACGATCCTCCGACCATGGTCACCACGATGCCTGCAAGGGCCAGAACAAAAATGCCGATTTGCACGAGTTCCCGCCAATTGAAGGAGATGTTCGGGCGTGGCTCTTCGGCGAGATCCATGTTCCGCGCAGCGCTCGAAATCGCGACGAACAGGCCGCCATAATACAGCAGAGCTGGCACGGCCGCGGCGGCACAAATGGTCAGATAGGGAACATTGGTGACGTCGGCCATGATAAAGGCCACTGCGCCCATGATTGGTGGCGTGATCTGGCCTCCACTCGAGGCTGCAGATTCAACTGCGGCTGCGAACCGGGGTGAAAACCCGCGCTTCTTGATCAGGGGGATGGTGATGACACCCGTGCCCACGACATTGGCGACAGCGCTGCCTGAAATGGTTCCGAACAACCCGCTTGCCACTGTGGCCGCTGCCGCGGGACCTGACCGCATTCTTCCGGTAGCAGCCATCGCAAGTTGCACCAGAACGCGGTCAATCGCGAGCAATTCAAGAAGTGATCCGAAGACGATGAAGATCAGGATTGTCGAGACAACTGTGGCCATGGGACGTCCAAAGACACCGTCAAAGGAATACCACAGAACGGTCATAAGTTCTTCGGTTGAGATCCCAGCGTGTCTGAGGAAACCTGGTGCCAGATGGCCGAAAGCCCCATAGGCCAGCAGGACACTGGCAACCACTGCCATGACAAGACCGACAGATCG comes from the Rhodobacteraceae bacterium M382 genome and includes:
- a CDS encoding TRAP transporter fused permease subunit, with the protein product MPENKQNAYLGYVVTGLSLMIIGVVFYVSVFGVFSDSYLRVGMLLGGGLLIILSSFGRSDSLLDRALLFAAAMAVILSVYQYFRAAEEIETGLYFLTPTDIWMGFLGLFAVIELTRRSVGLVMAVVASVLLAYGAFGHLAPGFLRHAGISTEELMTVLWYSFDGVFGRPMATVVSTILIFIVFGSLLELLAIDRVLVQLAMAATGRMRSGPAAAATVASGLFGTISGSAVANVVGTGVITIPLIKKRGFSPRFAAAVESAASSGGQITPPIMGAVAFIMADVTNVPYLTICAAAAVPALLYYGGLFVAISSAARNMDLAEEPRPNISFNWRELVQIGIFVLALAGIVVTMVGGSSPAYAGFVGVALAAVLGFAVRPDLLTNGKAWLKFIRSAGLISAQLVVIVGAVGIVIGVLNLTGVGLRFASLLSGLAEDQMILSLILMAIACLLLGMGMPTVPAYLIIVLVMGPSLQKLGVPIVHTHMFVLYFGVLSAITPPVALAAFAAAPIAGSSPMPTALEASRLALPGFVIPFAFVYQPALLLGTGFHWTESLQAILFVLLATILISRACYPRRGKGYMVPVGLGLAVALIFFGPIFSWIAAAAGIALMYFDRLDLNIKDQTS
- a CDS encoding TAXI family TRAP transporter solute-binding subunit gives rise to the protein MKTTHLNRRSLLGGTAALATLSILPRAAQAKELLRMSTLGPGTSPNLVMTTFANIVNKDLPDYEIQLNATGAATRHVLEVAMGKTQFCMTSPALHALMSNQKAMFAKLDQAPELSKKLRTVLNFPMGVYHIAVYESSGLKSIEDARGKRVFLGPPGGAAYATMKRLFKAVAGLEEGTDYEAVKLGWDAAAASFQDGNLDIYCNPTNAPSPVLTQIAVTNPIRFLGIPADKLETDGVKALVNRPGFGAGTLPAGVYGDNQKNESDTTTLRVTVGIVTNDSADDEMIYEMTKSFFAGVAEMRDSAPWLAAVTPEGAVADINMPLHPGALRALEEMGVTIPDVARG